The sequence GGTCCCCCGCGTGTCCCCCACCCCCGAACCCTCGCCCGTGCCCTCCCCGGGGCTGCCGCAGCAGGACGAGGAGCAGCGCCTGCGCGAACTCGGCTACCGGCCGGTGCTGGCCCGCCGGATGGGCGGTTTCGGCAACTTCGCGATCAGCTTCTCGGTGATCTCGATCCTGTCCGGCTGCATGACCCTGTACGGCTTCGGCCTGAACACCGGCGGCCCGGCCGTGATGCTGTGGGGCTGGGCCGGCGTCGGCCTGTTCGTGCTCTGCGTCGGCCTCGCGCTCGCCGAGGTGACCAGCGCCTATCCGACCTCCGGCGCCCTGTACTACATGGCGGACCGGCTCGGCGGCCGGCGCTGGGGCTGGTACACGGGCTGGCTGAACCTGCTCGGCCTGCTCGGCGCGATCGCCGGCATCGACTACGGCGCCGCCCTGTTCGCCGGGGCGTTCGCCAACCTCCAGTGGGGCTTCGTGCCGACGCCCGGCAGGACCATGCTGATCTTCTGCGCCATCCTGCTGCTGCACGCGGTGCTGAACCTGTTCGGCGTGCGCCTGGTCAGCCTGCTGAACTCGGTCAGCGTGTGGTGGCACCTGGCGGGCGTGGCGCTGATCGTGGGCGCGCTGGTGATCGTGCCGGACCACCACCAGTCGGCGTCCTTCGTGTTCACCGAGTTCGTCGACAACACCGGCTGGGACAACCCGCTGTACGTGGCGGCGATCGGCCTGCTGCTCGCGCAGTACACCTTCTCCGGGTACGACGCCTCCGCCCATCTGTCGGAGGAGACCGCGCACGCCTCGGTGGCCGCCTCCCGGGGCATCGTCCGCGCCATCTGGGTGTCCTGGCTCGCGGGCTTCGTGCTGCTGGCCGGACTGACCTTCGCCATCCAGGACTACGACGCCACGCGCACCACCGACACCGGTGTGCCGCCCGCCCAGATCATGCTGGACGGTCTCGGCACCGACGGCGCCAGCGCGCTGCTCCTGGTCGTGATCGTCGCCCAGCTGTTCTGCGGGAACGCCGAGGTCGCCGCGGCCAGCCGGATGGTGTTCGCGTTCAGCCGGGACGGCGCGCTGCCCGGCTCGCACCTGTGGCGCAAGGTGAGCGGCCGCACCCAGACCCCGGTCGCCGCGGTCTGGCTGTCCGTGGCCGTGGCCTGCGTGCTCGCGCTGCCGTCGCTGTACTCGGCGACGGCGTACAACGCGGTGACCGCCATCAACGTCATCGGCATCACCCCGGCCTACGCCATCCCCGTCTTCCTGCGGCTGCGCGCGGGCGACCGCTTCCGGCCGGGGCCGTGGCACCTGGGCCGCTGGAGCAGACCCGTGGGCTGGATCGCGGTCGTGTGGGTGGCGTGCGTGACCGTCCTGTTCTGCCTGCCGCAGGCGTCGCCGGTCACGGTGGACACGATGAACTACGCCTCCGTCGCCCTCGGCGCGGTCCTGGTCCTCGCCACCGTCTGGTGGTTCGTCGCCCGCCGGTCGTACGGCACCCCGACCTCCGCCGCCTACGGCAGCGACCGTGACCAGGCGGAACTCGCGGAGGGCATCGTCTGAGCGGCCGTCCGGCGGCGCCGCTCCGGTGGCGAACCGGCGTGCGGGATGCGGCAGGATGAAC comes from Streptomyces sp. SCL15-4 and encodes:
- a CDS encoding amino acid permease, which encodes MTPEVPRVSPTPEPSPVPSPGLPQQDEEQRLRELGYRPVLARRMGGFGNFAISFSVISILSGCMTLYGFGLNTGGPAVMLWGWAGVGLFVLCVGLALAEVTSAYPTSGALYYMADRLGGRRWGWYTGWLNLLGLLGAIAGIDYGAALFAGAFANLQWGFVPTPGRTMLIFCAILLLHAVLNLFGVRLVSLLNSVSVWWHLAGVALIVGALVIVPDHHQSASFVFTEFVDNTGWDNPLYVAAIGLLLAQYTFSGYDASAHLSEETAHASVAASRGIVRAIWVSWLAGFVLLAGLTFAIQDYDATRTTDTGVPPAQIMLDGLGTDGASALLLVVIVAQLFCGNAEVAAASRMVFAFSRDGALPGSHLWRKVSGRTQTPVAAVWLSVAVACVLALPSLYSATAYNAVTAINVIGITPAYAIPVFLRLRAGDRFRPGPWHLGRWSRPVGWIAVVWVACVTVLFCLPQASPVTVDTMNYASVALGAVLVLATVWWFVARRSYGTPTSAAYGSDRDQAELAEGIV